The DNA window GCCAAGGGCTCTATCCCGGGTCGCTCGATGAGGTGCGGGTGTATGACGAGGCGCTCGACGCAGCGCAGGTGGCGGTGCTGGCAGGGCAGGATCCGGGATCGATTCCGCAGATCGCTTCGTTCGGGGCGGACGTCACCAATGTTCCCGCCGGTTCGTCGGTCACCTTGTCGTGGAGTGCTTCCAATTACGACTCTCTCACGATCGATCCGGGCGGTATCGATGCTGCCGCCCTGAGCACGGGTGGTGCGGGGAACACGATCGTGACGGTGAACGAAACGACGACCTTCGTCCTGACCGCCGACAAGGCTGGCAATCTCGCCACCAGCAGTGTGGAGATCTCCGTCCAGCCGCCACCCGATCCGTTCCCGACGGGCGCCGGTTCGCTCTGGGCCGAGTGGTACCGGCCTGTCGACCAGCCGGTCTTTTCGACCACGCACGGCAACAACCACGATGCCGTGATCTTTTTCGAACCCGAACTCGAGTATCCCTACCACCTCATCGTCAGCCACGAGACCTCAGGTGCCTATCTCTGGCGGGCCACCAGTTTCTCTTGGGACAGCGCGGACTGGGAGTTGGTTGCGGATCCCTACGTCATTGCCGGTCATTACGAGTATGACGACGCCGTCAAGGTGGATGGCACCTACTACCTCTATGAGAGTGGGAAGGTTTACACCTACTCCGGAGACCTGGCCGCCTCGAGCGGCAACTGGACGCAGTCCGGCACCTTTCCCAGCGGTCAGTGCGACGACATCGGAGTGTTCTACGAGGACGGCGTTTTCCACATCTTCGGAGAGAACGGAAACTATCCTGACGGATTCGACGGCCTGAGATTGTCCCACTACACTTCCACCACGGGACTTGGAGGCTGGACGCTGGTCGATACCCATGCGGTCGACCCGAATCCGGACGGAGGCACGACTTACGGGGTCGGGGACGCCACCATCGTCAAGGTGGACGGTATCTACTACCTCTTCTGCGATCGCGAGTCCGTCGGTGTCCCTTACCGGGTGACAGCGTGGACAACGACGGACATCAACCAGCCGTTCGAGTATCTCGGTGTTGCCCTCGCGCCCAGATCGGGTGAGACCGACGACTGGGACAACCACCGGATCCAGGATGCGGACATTCTTTATGTCCCCGAACTCAAACGCTTCATCATGGTCTGCAACATGATGGATACCGACGGGATTCCGGGTGGCAGTTTTCCGGGTGTCGGAGGGACCCGCGTCGTCGGGACCTTTTACTCGAAAGTGACGGACGGAGGTTTCGACTCTTACATGGAAGGCTTTGCCGGACTGGTCGGTCCCGATGCGGCGATGGATTCCGATCCGGACAACGACGGTGCCACCAACGAGGAGGAGTACTGTGCCGGATCGCTCCCTGATGACCCGTCGAGTTTTCCGATCCGGAAACTCGTCACCATAGAAGACGG is part of the Haloferula helveola genome and encodes:
- a CDS encoding LamG-like jellyroll fold domain-containing protein; this encodes MSVTMTMISLTRVSGLCFAVLASQSLAGLVAHYEFEETTGTVLADSSGNGHDGTVVGSGDLNVSGFVGSGYQPGVGASNFGSVAAGVSTFGIGGNSARTIAFWFNTPGFGGSTDQFRLIGTGSTGAGTAFNIVAESGTGANRVGIRYGNGNVYFDADNSGSAFATGTWYHVAVVYDGSALDLESIGTASDGTGLVVYVDGVEVDSAAGNLNNGTQALNTALTAFAFGANEDGSQGLYPGSLDEVRVYDEALDAAQVAVLAGQDPGSIPQIASFGADVTNVPAGSSVTLSWSASNYDSLTIDPGGIDAAALSTGGAGNTIVTVNETTTFVLTADKAGNLATSSVEISVQPPPDPFPTGAGSLWAEWYRPVDQPVFSTTHGNNHDAVIFFEPELEYPYHLIVSHETSGAYLWRATSFSWDSADWELVADPYVIAGHYEYDDAVKVDGTYYLYESGKVYTYSGDLAASSGNWTQSGTFPSGQCDDIGVFYEDGVFHIFGENGNYPDGFDGLRLSHYTSTTGLGGWTLVDTHAVDPNPDGGTTYGVGDATIVKVDGIYYLFCDRESVGVPYRVTAWTTTDINQPFEYLGVALAPRSGETDDWDNHRIQDADILYVPELKRFIMVCNMMDTDGIPGGSFPGVGGTRVVGTFYSKVTDGGFDSYMEGFAGLVGPDAAMDSDPDNDGATNEEEYCAGSLPDDPSSFPIRKLVTIEDGGLHYPGVIFDRITVDPMAVREGETSASGGLTAGSFVSGAGTESSTGPSTVGAFYEKVVYRSLTPMESSDRQFLRIRSTVTPAP